The stretch of DNA AACAAACGTGCAGTAACGGATGCTAAAATACAGGCATTAATCGTTGTACATGCCGTGGTAATAAATGCAAGAACGACGGTGCACGTTAATAAACGGCACGAttgatgaattttttttagtttctaTATTGTTTTAACTTGCGGATAGCAATAGACGAATGTACGCAGATGTCaaggtttttcttttttttttttttctacttttcttCGGTGTTATGAATAAACTTGAGATAAGTAATAATATCGGTTTAAGCCGGCTTAAGCCGgttcgaataattaaaaggtaGTTACGCGTAGCGTAAAGGAAATTGTACAATGCAAGACGTGTAGAAcgttaatttacttttaaaaatagtcGAGTCCACTTATGTGTTTAACaaagatatatgtatttttaaattaaaagcgtgAAGatatctaaagaaaaaaaaaaatctactaGTCCAAGGTCTTAGCTTTGAaaagaacattattatttaattttctttatcggaattttatataagtttcTAATACAATTCTTGTaagaattacaatttaattcgcTGTACGTTTTAATTCGcttatataacaaataaattccATTGATtgcgtataattaattttacatcatCCGGtcgttatattatattcttagATTTCAGATAATCTTtcaaagagttttttttttttttctgtatttttgcTTGAGTTAGAAGACTTTACTTACGTCAGAGGctctgaatatttaaatatttgtatatgtatataattataatcaggttctttaaaattgcaatttctttttgcctAATAACATTCAAACATTAATACTCGGCAATGATATTTCtacttaaattattagaataatgGACACTTtcatttattcaattattaccGTAACTTGTGCGTATGACTCAACGCGGCAAGTTAAAATGTTCTGCATTCTTCAGAAAAGAGTCATCAAAATATGCTACGATGcatttctataatatttatataaatataaaatccatAGTCTGCTTGTACAGTGTCGCGACAAGAAGTGTTAAATTGCAcggtgcaaaataaaatagtacaaaaataaaaaagaaaaaaacaggtATCAATTTTGCTCAAGTCCAAGTTGCTGAAACATTTCATAAAGAAAACGAGCGGCTTCTGACACGCCCTACACGTGGTATTCTCTTTGGCGTCGTCATGCTGTAcaacataatataattaaaaaaaaaaaaagaatgcgtACTTCAATACAATACCGCGACGTAGAAACTTTCAGTTTTCGACCCAACCCATTGATCACGTGaggtttaacaaaaaaaaaaaaaaaaaaaaagtagcgaCCCAAACGGAAAGAGATCAGATCGGCACCGACACTTTTCCGTCGGCGAAGTTAACGAAGTCGGCTGAGTAATTCCGCCGGTCCGAGCGAcggattaatttttagtaCAAAACCGCGGAGTCTTTCGGTTCGCGTTTCTTGAATCTCTCGACGCGACGGATAGGACTCTCCCCCtggcgagagcgagagcgaaagAACAAGCGTCGAGATCAGGGAGCTGAGTGCGTGGCGGCCGAAGACGCGATGTCCTAGGTGTGTCCACCTGGAGAAAAAGCGGAACCGTGCCAAGGTATCGATCTAGGAGCATCACCTCGCGTTTCAGCGATATATTTATCGatactttctctctcgctctcacGCGCGCGGGGGGGAGAAGAAGAGGGGAAAGGAACAGGCGGGGTACCGCAGGCGACGATGTCCCTCGGCAGGTTACCACataattttctctcgcgcAGCGTGGACGAAGTCTTATAAACTGGCAACGCCGCGCTTACCCCAGCTACTGGCGGTCCTGCCCATAAACGCGCCGGTCTCTCGGTTGTACAGAAAGTTCTTCATCGACTGGCTGGTCGACATGCTCGGCGGCTTTTCGTACGGGTTCATCAGCTCCATCGCGGTAACCATCTTCGGGTCTTTGGCTACCATCGCGGCTCCTCACCCCCCCTTTTCCACCACTAAGGTTCCCGTCACCTGTTTCCGTTCGGCTGATTCacaaaacgcgcgcgcgtcccgCGCGGATTGTTGCCCGCGAACGACACACGCGATGTATCCCGATTTCGAAAGTGATAAAACCCTCGGCTCCTCTCGCTGGCTCTCGCACTCGAATCGGCCTGCCGCTTCCCCGTACgcgactttctttttttttttttttctctctctcctctttccttCCGCCGCCGGGACTGAAACTTGCGATCGCTCGGCGATTATCCGACTTTGCAGGTTACTCCGTACTCGCAGGCGTCGACCAACAGTTGTTTCTTCGGCGCCACCAGGTTGACTAAACGCGCCCAACCGAGCGCGCGGCGaccttcctcctcctccaccacctcctctttcattttcctctctcgctctctcttgtCTTTCCCTCTCTGCGCCGTGCCCCTCCTTGACCGCAGGTTCGGACCCAGTTCCCTGTCGGGCCTAGGTATTGCCGTAGAACCGTAGACACCCGCGTCAACAGCACGCTCTGCCAGGAAAACATAGCGGGAACCTCGTGAGCGAACACTTGTCTCGCTCGAAGTTACATATGTATTTTCCAAGCCGCGCGTAGCTCGTTCTAAATgagttagaaattaatttaaaaaacaatgaCTGAAacaggaataaaaaaaatccttaacagcctgttttttttttttttttttttttaaaatcttgttTAAAATCGTCAAACTTTTACGCTTGGAAACCGCCAGTTCGTAGCTTTtgggcgatttttttttattactttttgaTTATACAATGCTTAGCGTTAATCAACGTAATCGGTGATAAAAGGTAATCGGTGTTACAGCCGCGTATTGAAAGCAACAAAATTGCCCGTTTCCCAAGCGCACACCCCGTGGCGGATGCATCGTAACGTAACGCACTGTTCCTTTGTGACGTGGCAGGTCACAGCCGCAGGTGCCTGCATGTTTTATCAATGATAGTACGTTGACATTGTGTACAAGTAATGCGCGCATATCGTAATCGGTAACGTAACTTCTCCGTCGTTAGAACCTTTGCTTTCGACGTGCGTTACCAAAAGTAAACATCAGCATTTTTGGACGCGGGATACGAACGGTAGACTCGACGATTTCCCAAGTAAACGttacgcgaataaataaaaaaaaaaaaaagagagagagagagagagagagagagaaaaagaagcacGATTTTGCAGAAGCTGACGAAACGTTTTCTAGCGAAATCTCGCTCTCGGCTTCGCCGAgatttcgcgcgcgagaagaaaaaattgcgAGTACGAATACGATTTCCTCGAGTAAAATCGCCGGGCAAATTGGGGGCTAAGGTCAGCCCACGTGTGTGTGACCTTAGCAGCCGCGCCGGCACGCGTGTGCGGGCTGTTCGATTAGTGTGTGGTCCACTCCACTCCCTTTATCACACCGGGACCGAGCTAGGCGCGTGTAATGTGAGTCACATACGGAGACCGATCTGAATTGACCACATCCTGCCCATTTCGTCATGTGACATTAATGTCATTGCCGTCCTGACGGAGAATTTCGACGCGAATTAGACGGAAGAATCAGCGCTTCTCGGATCTCTTAAGTATTCCGATTATCGCGCGagagcattaaaaaaaaaaaaaaaaaagaaagaaataggaGAGGAGGTAACGGATAATGAGACATTAAGAAAGTCGtttccaatttatttattattccctATTACTGCCAaccaattatttattataattagacCACGGATGTTCGTTCGGATGTTAACGGAATAGCCGCTATTCGATCACGTGTGTAAGGTATAAGTATCTTCGcaaagagaattaaattgaGTATACGGAGGGGTAAAGAAAGGCGACGGTTTCTACAGCATAGCGGCCGTTGTTAAAAGCTGAAGCTCGCTGCGTCGAGTAAAACCCGCGATCTAATTACAATTTCCTCTAAAGCTTTAGTTTCACCAAACTTTAGGCACGCGATACGCATAGGAATTAATAGATTACAATAATTACTATAATTACTGTAGTAACATCCTTCTCGCGTAGTCCGAAAAATGTCATGCAATAGACAACTTTAAGAcgtcataaataatattgttcgAAAAAATCGCAGAATTATTCAATCGAGATTTtaaacacttaaaaaaataaataaataaataaataaagaaagaaaagagaagaaaaatctTAAAGATGTCTACAAATGAACGTCTTACAGACACCTTTCTAGATGCTTgcattatttgaataattgtttaagaaatttatatttcaagatACACGATTGATTTAATCCTGATTAGACAAACAGGCGCTTAACGACTATAGTGAAGATATTAATCAAGAACTTATAATTAGGTCGAAGGAATAATGAAGAACCGATATTAAATCCCCTAAAATATATAGACGGACCTGTGCACGTGTGGGATCGATGGATCTGTGAATCTGTAGATCCATGGATCTATTTATCTCATTCGATCTACGGATGCGGCTGCACATTTCGTAGAAGCGAGGGACTATGGCGATGCTAAACATGATCGGTGAATCTATGGATTAACAGATTTACGGATTTTAAgatctatatttttatataaccgataCTTATCTACTGTAATACATATTACTCGCACAGTATAATTAACTAATGAAAACTACGTAAAATACTCGTACATAAAATTTGATACATCGGTCTTCTTCAGGGTCGAAGTTCCGTTAGGAGATACTCAGATCGATAATCCAACATTAGTTTCTCAATTATGCTTTTGATCGTTCGAGATCGGGAAAGATTACCTGTCCGAACGTAACGAAAGCAAACGTTTAAATTTCAGCAGATGTACTGCTCTAGTTTCCTTTCCTTCAGCCACAGAACTTAACGAACTCGTACAGGATACAGGATCgcgtgaataaatattaaatattataatgtacaatatataaataatattaatataataatatggaTTTTGCATATCGCGCTTGCGGCTTTCAATTTCGATCAAATGAAATTTGTTATAGATCCACGCAATACAATGCGATTTACGTTGATCGCGCCTATTTGCGAATAATATCGACAGTTCGGTTTAAGATCAATAATGCCTTTGACTTAAGTACATTCAGAAATCAATCATTCAGATTGAAATTAAACACGTATGGAGGACTACCACGATCAGTATTACTATTAATGCATCAACAATTTTAATGCTTTAGCtatcgatatattatatatcattaatataacatatttatattatagtaTACGATCAATGTACATTTTTTCGTACTATCACTATTAAAAACGTAGTAATTACTGATCGCGAGTGCTCTTCGAAAGTTGTTCTTTAAGTATAgacttttaaatttcatttcccagtaatttttttaaagcgattTTTCGCGGAGTCTTATTCGGTAAGTACTAAACGCGCATGAGAGTTCCTTTTATTACAATGTGTTTTTATCAACGCCGACCTGATAATGTTACAATGCCTTTTCTATATGCTTGGTAACTAAAAAAGATTTCCTCAAattcgcaaattaaatattaattcgcaaaattaatagatCCCTGGACTTACAGATTATTGCATTTGcaaattttcattattgtaatggtagtctttttttttttttttttttttttccttttctttttaaatttgaattctTAGGTCCACGTACAGATCTttaaatctgtaaaaaatttttgttgattCTTGCTGTTGATTTATAGATTCCTGAGTGTATAGATTTTTGCCCTCATATATCCTCAGATAAGAAGATTTTTGGGCCCGTAGAGTCTTAGATGTACAGATCGTTGATATCACATAAATCTTTGAATTCATAAATTCTTTAAGTTCATATATCATGATCTGCATTTCTATATTTCATgcatcttattattttatttttcatctttGTATCTCTGTATCCTCGCGCACGCACACAAACTCGgatatataaaatcttaaaCTTCGTCACGTCGCAAAAATTTCCAATTTAAACGCACATAGTCTTGATCACAAATTCCGAGATTTCATAATTAGTTAAGGttcaataaatttgcaaactttaatttagtctatagatttaaaatattttagaagttgaacaatttttttttatttaatttaaagtcttATATCTAGATTTATTTCATAACTTCTCTCTATAAATTCTCTTACTCAAGTTATAGACCTTTGGACTCGTAAgctcaataaattaataataaataatatatgaagaATATAAATGAATCCATACGCATAAGGTTTATTAATTAGAGTCATTGccacaattaattttcttcgttttccaTCGTGTgctatttgcaaattaaatttctttttacaaattaaaaagaaaaaaaaaaacttgcgaGTCCAAAATCCGTAAATCCGAGCATTTATGAGCTCAAAAATCAATTGATTCAACAATCTGCTGATCCGAGTGTCTCTGCATGCAAGAATCCATAGattccaatttttttctatcgcgtGAAAAATGCATTATATAGAATCATAGATCATCATACACATCAACATATTATTGAGTGGCAATAACTATCGATCACCTCTTTAATATCCATATCTTTCCTTATATTCTTTCGTCATACTCTATAGCACATTTCAATATAATAACACTTAATTTTAActctcaattaaaaatatttagaacaAAGGAATACAAGTAACAATTGCCAACGTACAAGATAAGTGTAACTGTATGAATAAATATACCAATACGaacgttaataattatgtcgtacaaaatataataattacgcgaaataaaactcCAATTTACATTGTAATGTGACTTGCACCACGTTATACATGCAATATGTTAAGATAATTTTAGCGATGCGTTgcttaaaaagtaaaagaaaaaaaagggggggggccTGACTTAAACGTCAGTACGTTCTGAAGCTCGATGAGATATTTTAAACACAAAATTCGTTTAGCAAATTTTCACCGTTATTATAAAGACGTCAACTATATCTCATCAATACTAAGAGTTTTGGAAAAATTTCATACTTAAGTCTTATACGCaacttgtaattttattcaacatttCGATACATACCGATGACAGTTTCGCAgctaaattttcttttaaaatttctattaatatcattCAAAGTCTCAAATAACGTTACGAGCAACTTTTGCGTTATTGTTAGCGATTAGTCCAACTGAGCCTGACGCGTACTTGTATCCCTTTGTGCCCTGctgtcttttattaaaattcaccGAGTACCACTTCTCCTTACCAATGCCCAAAAATTTCAACATACCGACATGCCAAGATGTATCATAACGCGACGGGCAAAAATACACTAATGTAATAACATCTACATACATGGCTGAACTAAGATCATCGATCATCCGCGGTGCCGTGACAACTTATCGGCCAGAGCTTGTCTTTATGAAAAGAAACGTGTGTGACGAAAAGCTCAAGAGATCTAACTGGAACGGTCGGTGGGTCTTAACTAAGGGagaatctctctctctttctctctctctctctttctttctctctctctttctctctttctctctctctttcgcgcgcgcgaattaaGTTTTGCAAACGATCGACTAGCCGTCGATGGTCGAGATCACTCTCCGTAACACAACCCTGGCAGAAATAAGAGAAGATACCGCCCGGCTTTTGTGCGGGATTGTTCGTTTCACCTTTCTTCTTTCCCATTTGGTTTTGTGCATCTCGATTGTATTTGATTGCTCCGTTTGAACTCATTTTCCCGTTTGctttgcttttttctttcattcattctctttttctttatttctcttttcgtcttttccttcttcttagtttccctttattttttttcttttttttttttaattattttcttcactTGGTGATTGATATGACAGATGGGTAACGCTGTTACAATCGTTGTAAGTGCGACGAAGATAATGAGTTGATGAAAAATGATGATAGTGAGAAGAGAAGTAAGGCTAATCCGGAGCGGTATCGTCGGGCAGAGAGAAAACCGGATGGTACAGGGTGTGATCGCGGTCGGCCAACGAGGCAggttgaaaaagaaatgtctTCTTTCTGTTCTATACTCTTGCGGCTTCCTACTTGGACGCGGTTAGTAGCGGTGATGATCTGGCGATTGACCGAAACGGTCAGGCTTAGTCCACCATCAGTTCGAAGTGCACCGAGCCACGTCTCTCAAATCTGTCGTGAATAATGTTGTGGGCCCATGCCTTACACTCAATATTGATGAGCACGCcgtctgtaacaaataaatgttaattataacatttattttactttcatttgtagattattatattataatgatTAATCGGATTGATTTGAGAGATTTGAGAAGGCTGATTTTAGATCGACGTGTTAAAACAAAACGGCTTCGTTGAGCTTCTACTTTTAGCGAAATTTAAGTATCTGtttttcaaacatttattctaatttttgggCTCTTAAATGacttaatgataaaatatcaaaGACGGATTAATGTAAACGTACACTTGGGCTTTTCGAAGAACACAGCTACGAGAGGACTCAAATATCCTTGAGTGTTTTTGAATGGGAAATAGTAGCCAGGAAAACCACGACGTGGTATATACTGAATTGCGCCCATGTTCTCCACATCGGCAGGATTTTCACCAGAACAAGACACCCAGACGGTGTCCAGTCTATTACTTTTCTCTTCATCCCTGATATGCTGTTTAAGATCCGCTGGCATTAACTCTGGCAAATTTTTGGTATCGTTATAAAATTGTGGTTCCCATccaaaaatctgaaattaatttcacgtatAACTTTTTAAACTGCCAAAGGCTAATTTCATATAGATAATTAAGTTCAAAGTAAACGATATGATAAACCCATGTAAATCCGCATGTTTCTCTGTACCGAGGCTGAAAACGCTCGATCGAGAGTAACAGAAATATAACAGGAGTTTAGAATAAGCAAAGAAGTGTTTGAAATCAAAGCCCGCCACCGACTCCATCCTTGAGCGACAATGAGAAGCTCCAGTTGCATATCACTCATTGATAAGATCCCTGTTTTGCTGTTTCTATTACCAtcgaataatattcaattcAAGTGGCGGGCCATGATTTGAAAAAAtcgcaaagaaaaaatgaCAAAGCATGCGTTTTATATTAGTCCCCCaccctttaaaaaaaaaagaaaaaaaaacaagaagagattttaacatataaaaagtaCAAACCTTATTCAGTTTTAAGAAGATGCAAGGTCTGGATTTGCTGAAGCCATATTTTTTGTGCTTCGTACATTCTCCCCAATTAGTCATATCTACATCGCAGACTTTGCCTGGTGGTGGTGCTGGTCTATTATAATCGCAATTAACTCTCTCGTAGGTGTTTGTACCAGTTGGCGGCCTTTCATATTCTACGTCgtacaaaaattacattaaaaaagaaagaaaagaaagaaattgcatATTAATTCCGTGACGTCTAATAAATATGTCCCTCCGACGTGAACAATATTTCTTTGAGgcgtatcaattaattttattctagcGTCGGTTTTCGCGTTGAAAGTTGCGCAAATATCTCTCTTACCTTCCAAAAATCTATCCAACTCCCTGGTCCAATGTAAGTAATTACCCTCGTCGCTAGCCTTGTACCAAATCAAAGTACTTTCGACGTTGCTTTCGGGCGGCATAGGCCTAAAACCGAGACCTGGATTGCTACCGATCAGCGAGTTATCCAGCTGCCACTTCGGCGCGTTCGGATCCAACGTCTGATAGAACACAGCGAGCATTGC from Cardiocondyla obscurior isolate alpha-2009 linkage group LG04, Cobs3.1, whole genome shotgun sequence encodes:
- the LOC139101944 gene encoding sodium/potassium-transporting ATPase subunit beta-2-like, with protein sequence MEGKKVEQFYLPPPKLGKWEGFRVFLWNSETGQFLGRTGASWAKILLFYVIFYAVLSGFFGAMLAVFYQTLDPNAPKWQLDNSLIGSNPGLGFRPMPPESNVESTLIWYKASDEGNYLHWTRELDRFLEEYERPPTGTNTYERVNCDYNRPAPPPGKVCDVDMTNWGECTKHKKYGFSKSRPCIFLKLNKIFGWEPQFYNDTKNLPELMPADLKQHIRDEEKSNRLDTVWVSCSGENPADVENMGAIQYIPRRGFPGYYFPFKNTQGYLSPLVAVFFEKPKYGVLINIECKAWAHNIIHDRFERRGSVHFELMVD